The genomic stretch CGGTGTTTATGTTGCTCACGATATTTGAGTAAGGAATCAGTCATCAGTTAATTCCTCTTCTATTTTTAATTCTTCACGACCACGTGTAACATCTCTAAGTTTTAACGCCAGCGGTTCAATTTGATGTATTTGTAGCCTTGCTTCAATATCTACACCTGTTGCCGTGTAAGTTTCCTGATATTCAATTTGTTGTTGAGTCAGCTCATATTGAAATATGGCCCATTCATTAAAATGGCAAGAAAAATGAATCGTCTTCTTGGCAATGAGTTCAATACGTTCAGCCAACAGTAAACATTGTCCAGCACAGCCACCATAAGCTCGTACAAGGCCGCCTGTTCCTAGTTTTATTCCACCATACCAACGGTTAACCATCACAATAATATTAGTTAAGTCATTCCCTTCAATGGTTGCCAAGATTGGACGCCCTGCTGTGCCTGACGGCTCACCATCATCGTTAAAGCGTACGTTATGCCCAATTTTCCATGCCCAACATTGGTGAGTGGTCGAGATATCTTTGTTGTGTTCTAAAAATTCTTTAACTTGCTGTTCATTTTCGACTGGTGCAGCGATGGTCTGAAATCTGCTTTTTTTAATTTCTTCTTCAAATGTAATCTGTGATGCAATCGTAAAAGCCATAAATTAAATAAAGCATAATAAAAATCAAATTATAACGTGAATTTAAAAGAATCAAACCCATAAAAAAGCCCCGAATCTCGGGGCTTTTTTTATTATCTTTCTCGTAATGCTTCTTTGGCTTTATTAAATGGTTTAAGTAAGTAATCCAGTACTGTTTTTTCACCAGTACGAATATCTACTGTTGCCACCATACCCGGCGTAATTCCAAAAGCCTTACCTTCTTTATTATAAAGCTTGTCAGAATCAGTGCGGATATAAACACGGTAATAGAATTGGTCTTGTTTAACCTCATCACGAATCGTGTCGGGTGAAATAACCGTAACTTTACCTTTTAGACCACCATAAATTGAGTAATCGTAGGCAGTAATCTTAACCAGAGCTTCTTGTCCTGGACGAATAAAGGCAATGTCACGCGGCAAAATACGCGCTTCAATCAGCAGTTGTTCATCGATTGGTACAATCGTCATCAATTTACCGTTTTGTGGAATAACCCCACCATGCGTAGTCACCGCAATTTCTTTTACAACCCCACGTACTGGTGCTCTAAACACTGCACGATCTAAACTGTCACTACGGCCCAGTACGATTTGTTGCTGTGTTTTACTATCAGTCGTAGCCTTAGATAGCTCTTCACGCGCTTTCACATAATACTGGTTCTGCGCATCATTCATTTTGTTTTGCAGATCATTTGCTTCACGACGTAGACGTAAAACCTCGACCTCACTTGCTGCACCTTTTGCAACTAACGGCTCTGTCATTGCCAGTTCTTGTTGTACCAGTTGTAAAGCCTGTCTTAAACCTGCAAGCGTTTGCTCAAGATCAGCGCGACGCGAACGATATAGCGCTGTTTCTTCTTGTACAAGCTTTGGTTCTTTCATCACAATTTCAGGAAAAACCAAAGGCGTACCATTTACTTCCGCACGCAAACGCGCTGCTGTCGCTTGAGCAGAGATCAGTAAAGATCTTGATTCACCGACATTTGACGCAAAACGGGTTGGATCGAGCTGTGCAAGAACTTGTCCTTTTTGAACAATGTCGCCTTCTTGTACATTCAGCTTGGTTAAAATACCACCTTCTAAAGACTGGATCACCTGCTCTTTAGAGGATGGAATCACTTTACCCGTACCAGTAGAAACTTCTTCAAGTTTAAATACCCATGCCCAGATAAAGAAAATAACCAAACCGATTCCCACAATCCAGATCACTAAACTGGCGCGTGGTAATGGTGGCTCACTATAAGAGACATTCATTGAACGGGTGAGTTCTTGTTGTTGTTCGCTCATGAATTACCCCCTTGGCTTACTTGTTTTTGTTGGGCTGTTGATTGATTAAGGACCTGATCTCTTGGACCATCCATCACGATTTTGCCTTCGTTAACGACAATAATACGGTCCACCAGATCTAAAACAGCTCGGCGGTGCGTCGCAACGACCAAAGTACGATGTGCTAGCCAAACTTTTAAATGATCAATCAGTTGTTTCTCTGCCACATCATCAATCGCTGCTGTCGGTTCATCCAACAGTAAAATGTTAGGTTGACGAATCAATAGACGTGCCAGTAACAATGCTTGTTTCTGACCACCAGAGAAACCAACACCACCTTCTAAAATCAGGTGATCTAACCCTTCTTTTTTCTCTTGAACAAAAGGTAATGCACCAGTCACCACCAAAGCACGAAGAATATCTTCATCTGTTGCAAGTGGTGCACCTAAAGTCAGGTTTTCACGAATCGTACCGTAGAAAAGATGTGCATTTTGGTTGAGTAGGCCCATATCACGGCGTACATCAGACGGATCAATTAAAGAAAGATCAAGACCATCTAAGTGCACTGCACCTTGAGTTGGAACTTGCATACCAGATAGAAGTTGAAGCAGTGTCGATTTACCTGCACCATTACGACCTAAGATTGCAATTTTTTCACCAGCACGAATTTTTAAATGACGAATGGCCAAACTCGGTTTCGGGTCTTCTTCTCCATATTGGAATAAGACATTTTTTAATTCGTAATCGCCATTTAAAACGGCCTTGTGAACCAGATGCGAGCGGTCCGCCTGATCGATTGGGCGCTGCATGAGTTCATCAAGACTTTGTTTTGCAACTTTTGCTTGCTGTAACCGGCCTAACACACCTGTAATTTGTGCAACTGGGCCTAACATACGTGAAGATAAGATTGAACACGCAACTAAAGCACCCGTAGTCATTTCACCTTCCATCACGGCAAAACATCCCACTAGCACCACAATTGCATAGGTCAAGCCTTGTAGCATTTGAGTCCATGCCATTAAGGTCCCAACAATTTTACGCTGTCTCATCCCGATATCGGCTGAAACTTCGTTCATGTGGTTCCACTGGTTTTGGAAACGAGACTCAGCACGTAATAACTTGATATCTTCAATACCTTGCACCGCTTCAACAAGAATCGCGTTACGGAT from Acinetobacter pittii encodes the following:
- a CDS encoding IMPACT family protein, coding for MAFTIASQITFEEEIKKSRFQTIAAPVENEQQVKEFLEHNKDISTTHQCWAWKIGHNVRFNDDGEPSGTAGRPILATIEGNDLTNIIVMVNRWYGGIKLGTGGLVRAYGGCAGQCLLLAERIELIAKKTIHFSCHFNEWAIFQYELTQQQIEYQETYTATGVDIEARLQIHQIEPLALKLRDVTRGREELKIEEELTDD
- a CDS encoding HlyD family efflux transporter periplasmic adaptor subunit; this translates as MSEQQQELTRSMNVSYSEPPLPRASLVIWIVGIGLVIFFIWAWVFKLEEVSTGTGKVIPSSKEQVIQSLEGGILTKLNVQEGDIVQKGQVLAQLDPTRFASNVGESRSLLISAQATAARLRAEVNGTPLVFPEIVMKEPKLVQEETALYRSRRADLEQTLAGLRQALQLVQQELAMTEPLVAKGAASEVEVLRLRREANDLQNKMNDAQNQYYVKAREELSKATTDSKTQQQIVLGRSDSLDRAVFRAPVRGVVKEIAVTTHGGVIPQNGKLMTIVPIDEQLLIEARILPRDIAFIRPGQEALVKITAYDYSIYGGLKGKVTVISPDTIRDEVKQDQFYYRVYIRTDSDKLYNKEGKAFGITPGMVATVDIRTGEKTVLDYLLKPFNKAKEALRER
- the paxB gene encoding type I secretion system permease/ATPase — encoded protein: MMTKINYQPWLQAVLTIAKHYRIEPSEERIRLQLDWNQNQNLDDVLQLITRQVGLNLRKVPFSLELLNPWRLPVMVEFNDGQVGVIDKADTQGNVSIQFSGDHGLSQNLSLDVLKTTIKNVYILRPETSIPDARIDEYIKPYEASWFWSIVLRDWKRYVDIMFASLIANVLALATIIFSMQVYDRVVPSQSIPTLWVLAGGVLIAALFEFTLRISRVYLSDIIGKRADLRVSDRVFGHALRIKNKDRSKSTGSFISQIRELEGVRELVTSTTISAIADFPFFFLFLIIFAIIGGKLFWVMLLVVPLMLLPGILAQKKLAQLAQEGMRESSIRNAILVEAVQGIEDIKLLRAESRFQNQWNHMNEVSADIGMRQRKIVGTLMAWTQMLQGLTYAIVVLVGCFAVMEGEMTTGALVACSILSSRMLGPVAQITGVLGRLQQAKVAKQSLDELMQRPIDQADRSHLVHKAVLNGDYELKNVLFQYGEEDPKPSLAIRHLKIRAGEKIAILGRNGAGKSTLLQLLSGMQVPTQGAVHLDGLDLSLIDPSDVRRDMGLLNQNAHLFYGTIRENLTLGAPLATDEDILRALVVTGALPFVQEKKEGLDHLILEGGVGFSGGQKQALLLARLLIRQPNILLLDEPTAAIDDVAEKQLIDHLKVWLAHRTLVVATHRRAVLDLVDRIIVVNEGKIVMDGPRDQVLNQSTAQQKQVSQGGNS